Proteins encoded in a region of the Zea mays cultivar B73 chromosome 4, Zm-B73-REFERENCE-NAM-5.0, whole genome shotgun sequence genome:
- the LOC103652692 gene encoding serine/threonine-protein phosphatase BSL2 homolog isoform X1 produces the protein MVVIQGGIGPAGLSAEDLHVLDLKQQRPRWHRVVVQGPGPWYGYVMALVGQRFLLTIGGNDGKRPPADVWALDTAAKPYEWRKLEPEGEGPPPCIFLARQRCRAILTLECAQDIEKLLEDENI, from the exons ATGGTGGTCATTCAG GGTGGAATTGGTCCAGCTGGCTTATCCGCTGAGGACCTTCATGTTCTTGATCTTAAACAACAACGACCGCGATGGCATAG AGTGGTGGTTCAAGGTCCTGGTCCATGGTATGGATATGTGATGGCCTTGGTTGGTCAACGATTCTTATTGACAATTGGTGGCAATGATG GAAAACGACCCCCGGCAGATGTATGGGCCCTTGATACTGCGGCCAAGCCATATGAATGGAGAAAACTTGAACCGGAAGGTGAAGGGCCACCACCATGCAT ATTTCTGGCTAGGCAAAGATGCAGAGCTATATTGACTCTAGAGTGTGCACAAGATATAGAAAAACTGTTGGAAGATGAAAATATATAG
- the LOC103652692 gene encoding serine/threonine-protein phosphatase BSL2 homolog isoform X2, translating to MVVIQGGIGPAGLSAEDLHVLDLKQQRPRWHRVVVQGPGPWYGYVMALVGQRFLLTIGGNDGKRPPADVWALDTAAKPYEWRKLEPEGEGPPPCITCV from the exons ATGGTGGTCATTCAG GGTGGAATTGGTCCAGCTGGCTTATCCGCTGAGGACCTTCATGTTCTTGATCTTAAACAACAACGACCGCGATGGCATAG AGTGGTGGTTCAAGGTCCTGGTCCATGGTATGGATATGTGATGGCCTTGGTTGGTCAACGATTCTTATTGACAATTGGTGGCAATGATG GAAAACGACCCCCGGCAGATGTATGGGCCCTTGATACTGCGGCCAAGCCATATGAATGGAGAAAACTTGAACCGGAAGGTGAAGGGCCACCACCATGCAT AACATGTGTCTGA
- the LOC103652693 gene encoding uncharacterized protein, translated as MHVTVTCKAASIGNIEREMRVAMVGSGLSGLVAAHELARSGGVRVTVYEKEDHLGGAKTVAVDGGAEEGRVLVDLGPVVFNPVTSPNLMEWFERLGVEMCTSDMSFSASMRLNKSSESFEWGSRSGMSGVLAQKSNLLSPRFWLVVHEIFKFKNHALKYLEDHRSGPNRNETLGQFILSHRYSQLFQDAYLIPMCACIWPSPSHEILGFPALFVLSFFRDNQLLEILSGSKWLTVKGGSGSYVNKIREELESNGCQIKIGCEVNSISKSNDGYQILEVDGSVETYDRIIIGINAHDALKVLGAEATNEELKNLGAFHFIRSIAYLHSDESLMPRNSSAWSARNFLGTTSSGVCVTSWLNILENIESAGPLLVTLNPPRVPNHVLLKCHISHPIPSIAAAKANLQLNSIQGKRGIWFCGSYQGYGYHEDSVKAGKAAALGLLGRKCDLLSNPKPMVSSWTEAGARLLVARSLDQYITIGNFCILEEGGTTFSFGKACEKCHVKSAIRVHDPQFYWKAATEGDLGFASAYINGQISFVDHRKGLVNLVRIILANRGEFKRLSSTASGNTRKAWWSPLLGITGVSFAKYFLRHALRKNSVSKARKNISEHYDLSNDFFALYLDPSMTYSSGIFKVAEESLETAQLRKLDSLINKAKVEPGHHVLDIGCGWGTLAIRLVKQTGCKYTGITLSEEQLKYAKRKVKESGLEDRITLLLCDYRQLPAGDKFDRIISCEMIEHVGHEYMDDFFGCCEYHLAEHGLLVLQSIALPEELYDKMRMRPEFLKTYIFPGGCLPSLGRIVSAMSNASRLNIQHLENIGDHYYTTLMNWRDNFVANREKASALGFDDKFIRTWEYYLSYAAALFKSRTAIDYQIVFARPGDSKLPSYVAIA; from the exons ATGCATGTCACCGTGACTTGCAAAGCAGCTAGCATAGGGAACATCGAGAGAGAGATGAGGGTAGCGATGGTGGGTTCCGGCCTAAGCGGGCTAGTGGCGGCGCATGAGCTAGCGAGAAGTGGCGGCGTGCGTGTCACCGTGTACgagaaggaggaccatctcggcgGCGCCAAGACCGTTGCCGTGGACGGCGGAGCAGAAGAAGGCCGTGTCCTCGTCGACCTCGGCCCCGTGGTCTTCAACCCG GTGACAAGCCCAAACTTGATGGAATGGTTTGAAAGGCTAGGGGTGGAGATGTGCACATCAGACATGTCATTCTCAGCAAGTATGCGGCTAAACAAAAGTAGTGAAAGCTTCGAATGGGGTAGCCGCAGTGGTATGTCTGGTGTTCTGGCGCAGAAGAGCAATTTGCTTAGCCCCAGATTCTGGCTCGTGGTCCATGAGATATTCAAGTTCAAGAATCACGCCCTCAA GTACCTGGAGGACCACAGAAGTGGTCCTAACCGCAATGAAACTTTGGGGCAATTCATTCTATCACATAGATATTCGCAGCTCTTCCAGGATGCCTACCTT ATTCCAATGTGTGCATGCATTTGGCCCAGTCCGTCACACGAAATCCTGGGCTTCCCTGCTCTCTTTGTTCTTTCATTTTTCCGCGACAATCAGCTACTTGAG ATTTTGAGTGGCTCAAAATGGCTTACGGTCAAAGGTGGCTCGGGGTCCTACGTGAACAAG ATAAGGGAAGAATTGGAGAGTAATGGTTGTCAGATCAAGATTGGCTGTGAAGTCAACTCTATTTCAAAGTCGAACGATG GATACCAAATTTTAGAGGTTGATGGTTCGGTGGAGACGTACGATAGGATCATAATAGGTATTAATGCACATGATGCACTAAAAGTATTAGGAGCTGAAGCAACAAATGAGGAACTGAAGAATCTAGGAGCTTTCCATTTTATCCGGAG TATCGCGTACCTCCACTCTGATGAAAGTCTGATGCCGCGTAATTCCTCTGCATGGAGCGCTAGGAACTTCTTGGGGACAACAAGCAGTGGTGTCTGTGTTACCTCCTGGCTAAATATACTTGAG AACATTGAATCTGCCGGGCCTCTACTTGTGACACTTAACCCTCCTCGTGTTCCCAATCATGTATTGCTTAAATGTCATATTAGCCATCCAATTCCTTCCATTGCTGCTGCAAAGGCTAATCTTCAGCTCAACAGCATTCAAGGAAAGAGGGGCATCTGGTTCTGTGGCTCATATCAAG GCTATGGATACCATGAGGACAGTGTTAAG GCTGGGAAAGCAGCAGCTTTAGGATTGCTTGGAAGGAAATGTGACCTTTTGTCTAACCCAAAACCGATGGTCTCATCGTGGACAGAGGCGGGCGCACGTCTTCTTGTAGCAAGAAGCCTAGACCAATACATAACCATTGGTAACTTCTG TATACTCGAAGAAGGAGGCACTACATTCAGTTTTGGTAAAGCATGCGAAAAATGTCATGTAAAATCTGCGATACGCGTTCACGATCCCCAGTTCTATTGGAAG GCTGCAACAGAAGGAGACCTTGGCTTTGCATCTGCCTACATCAATGGCCAAATCTCATTTGTTGATCACCGAAAAGGCCTTGTGAACCTTGTACGG ATCATACTGGCTAATAGAGGTGAGTTCAAGAGGTTGAGCAGCACTGCTAG TGGCAATACAAGGAAAGCCTGGTGGTCGCCGTTGCTTGGAATTACTGGAGTCTCATTTGCAAAATACTTTTTGCGTCATGCCTTGCGGAAGAATAGTGTATCCAAAGCTCGTAAAAATATATCTGAACACTACGATCTG AGTAATGATTTCTTCGCTCTTTATCTGGATCCATCAATGACGTACTCTTCTGGCATTTTTAAG GTGGCGGAGGAGAGCTTAGAAACAGCCCAACTACGCAAACTTGACAGTCTCATTAACAAG GCTAAGGTGGAGCCAGGGCACCATGTTCTTGACATTGGTTGTGGTTGGGGCACTTTAGCAATACGGTTGGTGAAGCAAACCGGTTGCAAGTACACAGGAATCACATTATCTGAGGAGCAACTGAAATACGCGAAGAGAAAGGTGAAAGAATCTGGGTTAGAG GACCGCATAACTTTGCTCCTTTGCGATTACCGTCAACTACCGGCAGGCGATAAGTTTGACAGGATTATAAGCTG TGAAATGATTGAACATGTTGGGCATGAGTACATGGATGATTTCTTCGGGTGCTGCGAGTATCATTTGGCAGAGCATGGCCTACTTGTCCTCCAG TCCATCGCGCTCCCAGAAGAATTGTATGACAAAATGAGGATGCGGCCCGAGTTTCTCAAGACATATATCTTCCCCGGTGGCTGCCTACCTTCTCTAGGCCGGATTGTGTCTGCCATGTCTAATGCATCAAGGCTCAA CATTCAGCACCTTGAGAATATTGGGGACCACTACTACACTACCCTAATGAACTGGAGGGACAACTTCGTGGCCAACAGAGA AAAAGCTTCTGCGCTTGGATTTGACGACAAATTCATCCGTACCTGGGAGTATTATTTAAGTTACGCTGCGGCTTTGTTCAAATCACGCACAGCTATAGATTACCAG ATAGTGTTTGCTCGGCCAGGCGATTCAAAGCTACCAAGCTATGTTGCCATTGCATAA